One window from the genome of Parachlamydiales bacterium encodes:
- a CDS encoding acyl-CoA thioesterase yields the protein MIEKPAKKYTYSLIIKEANLDVYGHVNNTVYLTLFEEARWQIITDGGYGLDKIKETGKGPVILDIHVRYHKEIHLRELIVIESQFLSYEKKIGKIHQRMMRGDDVCCTADYTTGLFDLGERRLILPTEEWLNAIGYNI from the coding sequence ATGATTGAAAAACCCGCAAAAAAATATACTTATTCGTTGATCATTAAAGAGGCTAACTTGGACGTGTATGGACATGTCAATAATACAGTTTATTTAACCCTTTTTGAAGAAGCCCGCTGGCAAATTATCACTGATGGCGGGTATGGATTGGATAAGATCAAGGAAACAGGAAAAGGACCTGTGATATTGGACATTCATGTCCGCTACCATAAAGAAATACACCTCAGAGAACTTATCGTTATCGAATCTCAGTTTCTTTCCTATGAAAAGAAGATCGGTAAAATTCATCAGCGCATGATGCGCGGTGATGATGTTTGCTGCACAGCAGATTACACAACGGGTCTTTTTGATTTAGGTGAAAGAAGGCTCATCCTTCCTACGGAAGAATGGCTTAACGCTATTGGCTATAATATTTAA